Proteins encoded together in one candidate division KSB1 bacterium window:
- the ettA gene encoding energy-dependent translational throttle protein EttA, translating to MAPQFAFVIQGLKKFYNGQKVLDDINLAFYPGAKIGVVGDNGSGKSTLLRIMAGLDKEYQGLAEPHKGVRAVLVAQEPDIDLAKTVRENVEVAFAKVRDLIDRYNKLAEDMAAMDGDEMEKALEKMQRLQDEIEQVDGWNLDHQIEVASDALFLPDGDTPSAVLSGGERRRVALCQALLEKPDILLLDEPTNHLDAETVEWLEKQLKEFPGTVIIVTHDRYFLDNITKWILELDNGRGIPWEGNYSSWLKQKIDQLDLQEKKDTIRLAVLKRELAWINLNQRDRLIESRKHVEEYERRSKELFDLHLQSMDIQIAPGPRLGEVVLELKNLCKGYSAAPLIKDFTMSVPPGSVIGVIGPNGVGKTTLFRLLTGEEQPDSGDMHFGQTVTLSYVSQMRDDLSNENTVFEEITGNADTIVMGDREIPSRAYVSKFNFRGTTHQKKVGLLSGGERNRVHLAKLLKMGGNFLLLDEPSNDLDVTTLRMLENAILDFPGCVMVISHDRFFLDRICTHILAFEGNGYVRWFEGNFHAYQERRQQELGSLTNRPRRSMYRKLSLS from the coding sequence ATGGCCCCTCAGTTCGCCTTCGTCATTCAAGGTCTGAAAAAGTTCTATAATGGTCAGAAGGTCCTCGACGACATCAATCTGGCCTTCTATCCGGGCGCGAAGATCGGCGTCGTCGGTGACAATGGTTCCGGCAAGTCAACACTCCTGCGCATTATGGCCGGCCTTGACAAGGAGTATCAGGGATTGGCCGAACCGCACAAGGGCGTGCGCGCGGTGCTTGTCGCGCAGGAGCCGGACATCGATCTTGCCAAGACGGTTCGTGAAAACGTCGAAGTTGCCTTTGCCAAGGTTCGCGATCTGATCGACCGCTACAACAAACTCGCCGAGGACATGGCCGCCATGGACGGCGACGAGATGGAAAAGGCGCTGGAGAAGATGCAGCGCTTACAGGACGAGATCGAGCAGGTGGATGGCTGGAACCTTGACCATCAGATTGAGGTCGCGTCTGACGCGCTCTTTCTGCCCGACGGCGACACCCCCTCCGCGGTGCTTTCCGGCGGGGAGCGGCGCCGCGTGGCGCTCTGCCAAGCCCTGTTAGAGAAACCCGACATTCTGCTGCTGGACGAGCCGACCAACCACCTCGATGCCGAAACCGTCGAGTGGCTGGAGAAGCAACTCAAGGAGTTTCCCGGCACCGTGATTATCGTCACGCACGACCGCTACTTTCTTGATAATATCACGAAGTGGATTCTCGAACTGGACAACGGTCGCGGGATTCCGTGGGAGGGCAACTACTCCTCGTGGCTCAAGCAGAAGATCGATCAGCTCGACTTGCAGGAAAAGAAGGACACGATCCGCTTGGCCGTACTCAAGCGCGAACTCGCCTGGATCAATCTGAACCAGCGCGACCGTCTGATTGAAAGCCGTAAGCATGTCGAGGAGTACGAGCGTCGTTCCAAGGAACTGTTCGACCTGCACCTGCAATCCATGGACATCCAGATTGCTCCGGGTCCGCGGCTCGGCGAGGTGGTGCTGGAGCTGAAAAACCTCTGCAAGGGCTACTCCGCTGCGCCGCTGATCAAGGACTTTACCATGTCCGTTCCGCCCGGTAGCGTGATCGGCGTCATCGGCCCCAACGGCGTCGGCAAGACCACGCTGTTCCGGCTGCTGACCGGCGAGGAACAACCGGATTCCGGCGACATGCACTTCGGGCAAACGGTGACGCTGTCCTATGTCAGTCAGATGCGCGACGATCTTTCAAATGAGAACACCGTATTCGAGGAGATCACCGGCAACGCCGACACGATTGTGATGGGCGACCGCGAGATTCCGTCACGCGCCTATGTCTCCAAATTTAATTTCCGCGGCACGACGCACCAGAAGAAGGTCGGCTTGCTTTCCGGCGGTGAACGCAATCGCGTTCACCTCGCCAAGCTCTTGAAGATGGGGGGCAATTTTCTCTTGCTCGACGAGCCCTCCAACGATCTCGACGTGACCACGCTCCGCATGCTGGAGAACGCGATTCTCGATTTTCCCGGCTGTGTGATGGTCATCAGCCATGACCGTTTCTTCCTCGATCGCATCTGCACGCACATCCTCGCCTTCGAGGGTAATGGCTACGTGCGCTGGTTTGAGGGGAACTTCCACGCCTATCAGGAACGCCGTCAGCAGGAACTCGGCAGCTTGACGAACCGGCCGCGCCGCAGCATGTACCGCAAGCTCTCGCTCTCCTGA
- a CDS encoding MarR family transcriptional regulator, which translates to MSSHFKGPERERLALDSFVKLMRASSSLSGTMVRQIRAHGLTEPQFAVLEVVYHVGPLHQHLISEKLLMSGGNLSLVIDNLEKQHLIIRRTNPADRRCTKIHLTDAGRQWMADYFPEHAAFITQQMAALTPEEQRLLGLLCRKLGLAAAALSSETPRET; encoded by the coding sequence ATGTCCTCTCATTTCAAAGGCCCGGAGCGGGAGCGGCTTGCCCTCGACTCTTTTGTTAAGCTGATGCGCGCGTCGTCGTCGCTGTCCGGGACCATGGTCCGCCAGATCCGGGCACACGGGCTAACCGAACCTCAATTTGCGGTGCTGGAAGTAGTTTACCACGTCGGTCCGCTCCATCAGCACTTGATCTCGGAGAAGTTGCTGATGTCGGGCGGCAACCTCTCGCTGGTGATCGATAATCTGGAAAAGCAGCACCTCATCATTCGCCGCACGAATCCGGCGGATCGCCGTTGCACGAAGATCCACCTCACCGACGCGGGGCGGCAATGGATGGCGGACTACTTTCCGGAGCACGCCGCGTTCATCACTCAGCAAATGGCGGCGCTGACGCCGGAAGAGCAACGCCTGCTCGGACTTCTTTGTCGCAAGCTCGGACTGGCCGCCGCCGCCCTGAGCTCAGAAACTCCACGCGAAACATGA
- a CDS encoding YceI family protein produces MIRNVIFSLTAISALSLAAFAGSWDVDQAHSKVGFTVTHMVISTVDGNFGMYTASVSYDEQYPSSLAFEAAIDASSVNTNNEKRDGHLKSPDFFDVANSPTITFKSTKTEVVSPGKFKVTGDLTMRGVTKSVVLDLSGLDKIIDTPWGTRKTAAVATGEINRHDFNLKWDNALPGGDLIVSEKVKLNIVVELDQKKE; encoded by the coding sequence ATGATCCGGAATGTCATTTTCAGCCTGACCGCTATTTCAGCCCTGTCCCTCGCGGCCTTCGCCGGCAGCTGGGACGTCGATCAGGCTCACTCCAAAGTCGGCTTCACCGTCACGCACATGGTGATCTCGACAGTCGATGGTAACTTCGGAATGTACACCGCCAGCGTAAGCTACGATGAGCAGTACCCATCGAGCCTCGCGTTCGAGGCCGCGATCGACGCGTCCTCGGTCAACACGAACAACGAGAAGCGCGACGGTCACCTCAAGTCGCCGGACTTCTTTGATGTCGCCAACTCGCCCACGATCACTTTCAAGTCCACCAAGACCGAAGTCGTCAGTCCGGGGAAGTTTAAGGTAACAGGTGATCTCACGATGCGTGGCGTGACCAAGTCCGTTGTGCTGGATCTCAGCGGCCTCGACAAGATTATCGACACACCGTGGGGCACGCGCAAGACCGCGGCCGTCGCGACCGGCGAAATCAACCGTCACGACTTCAACCTGAAGTGGGACAACGCGTTGCCCGGCGGCGATCTCATCGTCAGCGAAAAGGTGAAATTGAATATCGTCGTCGAACTCGATCAGAAGAAAGAGTAG
- a CDS encoding VOC family protein: protein MSITGLHHITLVCSAAARTLDFYTRVLGLRTIKLTVNFDDPASYHLYFGNSTADPGSAITFFEWPQAPQGRPGIGGTHHFALTVASYQSLLKWKRYLNDLGIRTRGPSDHFYFRSLYFRDPDGVRIELATTDPGLLIDEPADQLGTHDFRGALSPVPDLATESWADPVPQITADMLLTRGLHHISAYSSDLKATDHFYRVLLGLHRLKRTADRDGSGLAHWFWGDSSGTPGTLISYFEQDPATVKRAQIGIGQTHHFALGVPDEAAQLVWRRRLIEAGHSVSPVMDRVYFKSIYTHDPDGHIVELATMGPGFAVDEPLESLGQSLKLPPWLESKRNRIESVLRPLTREHAR, encoded by the coding sequence ATGTCGATCACCGGCCTGCACCACATCACACTCGTCTGTTCCGCTGCCGCCAGGACGCTGGACTTCTACACTCGCGTGCTCGGTTTGCGCACGATCAAATTGACCGTGAATTTCGATGATCCCGCCAGCTATCATCTTTATTTCGGCAACTCCACGGCCGATCCCGGTTCCGCCATCACCTTCTTCGAGTGGCCGCAGGCTCCGCAGGGCCGGCCCGGAATCGGCGGCACCCATCACTTCGCCCTCACGGTCGCGAGCTACCAGTCGTTATTGAAGTGGAAGCGCTACCTGAACGATCTCGGAATTCGCACGCGCGGCCCGTCTGACCACTTCTATTTTCGCTCACTCTATTTCCGTGATCCCGACGGCGTGCGCATCGAGCTGGCGACCACCGATCCCGGTCTGCTCATCGACGAACCCGCGGACCAGCTTGGTACGCACGATTTTCGCGGCGCCTTGTCACCGGTCCCGGACCTCGCCACTGAATCATGGGCGGATCCCGTACCACAGATTACCGCTGACATGTTGCTCACCCGCGGCTTGCATCATATCAGCGCCTACTCCTCCGATCTCAAAGCCACGGATCATTTCTATCGGGTCCTGCTCGGCCTGCATCGCCTGAAGCGGACTGCGGATCGTGACGGGTCCGGTCTCGCCCACTGGTTCTGGGGAGACTCGTCCGGCACGCCCGGCACGCTGATCTCTTATTTCGAACAAGACCCCGCCACCGTCAAGCGCGCGCAAATCGGCATCGGCCAGACCCATCATTTCGCGCTCGGGGTTCCGGACGAAGCCGCCCAGCTGGTCTGGCGACGACGGCTGATCGAGGCCGGACATTCGGTATCGCCCGTCATGGATCGCGTGTATTTCAAGAGTATCTATACCCACGATCCTGACGGACACATCGTGGAGCTCGCCACCATGGGACCCGGCTTCGCCGTTGACGAACCGCTGGAATCTCTCGGTCAATCACTCAAGCTCCCGCCGTGGCTCGAATCGAAGCGCAACCGGATTGAGTCGGTCCTGCGCCCGTTGACTCGCGAGCACGCCCGATGA
- a CDS encoding dienelactone hydrolase family protein, with the protein MSKLTLETDVHRHQPLLTSGDPLASARSAMLLLHGRGSDAHDIMGLAAELSTAGMAYLAPQAANNTWYSYGFLQPQSRNEPALSSAIARVRGLLDSAREQGIPTQRTFLAGFSQGACLALETAARAGLQLGGVFAFSGGLIGSELDVALYSAGLTGTPVFIGCDERDPHIPASRVRASGELLTTLGATVTVRLYSDLGHSINRDEIAAARAILRTALV; encoded by the coding sequence ATGAGCAAGCTCACGCTCGAAACCGATGTGCATCGGCACCAACCGCTGCTGACCTCGGGCGACCCGCTCGCCTCAGCCCGGAGCGCCATGCTGCTCCTGCACGGTCGTGGTTCCGATGCGCATGATATCATGGGCCTCGCCGCGGAGCTTTCCACAGCCGGCATGGCCTATCTCGCGCCTCAGGCCGCGAATAACACGTGGTATTCCTACGGCTTTCTCCAGCCGCAATCGCGCAATGAGCCCGCGCTCAGTTCCGCGATCGCGCGGGTCCGCGGCTTGCTCGACTCCGCACGGGAACAAGGCATTCCGACGCAGCGCACCTTCCTCGCCGGGTTTTCGCAAGGCGCCTGTCTCGCGCTCGAGACCGCCGCGCGCGCCGGCTTGCAACTCGGTGGCGTGTTTGCCTTCTCGGGCGGACTGATCGGTTCGGAACTTGATGTCGCCTTGTATTCAGCCGGGCTGACCGGTACCCCGGTATTCATCGGCTGCGACGAGCGCGATCCACACATCCCTGCATCCCGCGTTCGCGCCTCCGGTGAACTGTTGACGACACTGGGCGCAACCGTCACCGTGCGCTTGTATTCTGATCTGGGCCACTCAATCAATCGAGACGAAATCGCAGCCGCGCGCGCCATCCTGCGGACCGCGCTTGTTTAG
- a CDS encoding EamA family transporter produces MRILLAYSALCLIWGTTYLALKVALEGFAPYFMGGTRFLLAGILLLPSLFRRQATMPEDRRQLGLIALSGLLMLTGANGLVNLSEVYLDSGLTALTVSTAPVWSALIGGWFFSKDERFDRWSAVGCGLAVLGMVVLHHHRLNPEHVEWPGVIAACAAPVFWSVGSLIARTKVKTRDFLVATTIQMFAASVGFFLISLLLGESWHPQLTARVVSSMLYLIVVGSVVAYATYVWLLNHLPASRVGTYAYVNPIIALIVGHLILSEPIHSEVYPASLLILGGLVLMYYMHTRISARAAEGFRRAGTASPPE; encoded by the coding sequence ATGCGTATCCTGCTCGCCTATTCCGCGCTATGTCTGATCTGGGGCACGACCTATCTTGCGCTCAAAGTTGCGCTGGAAGGCTTCGCGCCCTACTTTATGGGCGGCACGCGATTCCTGCTGGCCGGAATTCTGCTCCTGCCCTCGCTCTTTCGCCGGCAGGCGACGATGCCGGAGGATCGTCGCCAGTTGGGGTTGATCGCACTCAGCGGTCTGCTCATGCTCACGGGTGCGAACGGCCTCGTCAACCTCTCCGAAGTCTATCTCGACTCCGGTCTGACTGCGCTCACCGTATCGACGGCACCCGTCTGGTCGGCATTGATTGGCGGCTGGTTCTTCTCGAAGGACGAGCGCTTTGACAGATGGTCTGCGGTCGGCTGCGGCCTCGCCGTGCTTGGCATGGTCGTTCTGCATCACCATCGCCTGAATCCTGAGCACGTGGAATGGCCGGGCGTGATCGCGGCTTGCGCCGCGCCGGTATTCTGGTCGGTCGGATCATTGATCGCGCGCACGAAAGTCAAGACTCGCGATTTCCTCGTGGCCACGACAATTCAGATGTTCGCGGCGTCCGTCGGCTTCTTCCTGATTTCGTTGCTGCTCGGCGAGTCGTGGCATCCGCAATTAACCGCGCGCGTAGTCAGCTCGATGCTCTACCTGATCGTCGTCGGTTCCGTCGTCGCCTATGCCACGTACGTGTGGCTGCTGAATCATCTCCCCGCCTCCCGCGTCGGCACCTACGCATATGTGAATCCCATCATCGCCTTGATTGTCGGGCATCTGATTCTCAGCGAACCGATTCACAGCGAAGTTTATCCCGCGTCCCTGCTCATTCTCGGCGGTCTTGTGCTGATGTACTATATGCACACTCGCATCTCCGCCCGCGCTGCCGAAGGCTTTCGCCGAGCGGGGACTGCCTCCCCGCCGGAATGA